A stretch of the Candidatus Zixiibacteriota bacterium genome encodes the following:
- a CDS encoding c-type cytochrome, giving the protein MDFPPFFIDFFGNRLLIAVIAIIHVFINHAFAVGAYPLVTFMEWRAFRKKDPASDELAYKITFVLFVVTTSLGALTGVGIWFSTSLIAPFAIGSLLRVFFWAWFIEWLVFITEVVLIVLYFLLWKRWREGILKKLHIALGVLLSVFSWFTMVIIVAILGFMMGSGKWPADQSFFSAIFNPIYLPQLAFRTAYAMGIAGLCVWFLLFFFTEKGSLLRQRAVRFVSVWMLAWVIPFIAASIWYYHTIPANMLANLGVAMLTQKFMQWHQTLAIIMAVTIGVIIVVAAIGAIKPKLIPSVLLIVPFALGLWLLGHFERVREFIRKPYVIADYMYSNGVKLDELPVFQRDGVLTYANYVTNHRVTADNMVAAGRDVWVVTCSRCHTTRGINSMMTKFTNLYGNDPWDKDAMIAFIHSMHMTRTYMPPFPGSDKEAEALVAYLMQMQVDHKFILGAQNDWTVKPTPATQQPTGP; this is encoded by the coding sequence ATGGACTTCCCTCCATTTTTCATCGACTTTTTCGGTAACCGTTTGCTGATAGCGGTGATTGCCATAATTCACGTTTTTATTAATCATGCTTTCGCGGTCGGCGCCTATCCGTTGGTCACTTTTATGGAGTGGCGGGCTTTTCGGAAAAAAGACCCGGCATCCGATGAACTAGCGTACAAGATAACATTTGTCCTGTTTGTTGTGACGACCTCGCTGGGCGCTCTCACGGGAGTCGGGATCTGGTTCTCCACATCGCTTATCGCCCCGTTTGCCATTGGCAGCCTGCTTCGTGTCTTCTTCTGGGCCTGGTTTATTGAGTGGCTCGTGTTTATCACCGAGGTTGTTTTGATCGTTCTGTATTTCCTTCTCTGGAAGAGATGGCGCGAGGGCATACTCAAAAAGCTCCACATCGCCCTCGGTGTGCTGCTGAGTGTATTCTCGTGGTTTACGATGGTGATTATCGTGGCAATTCTCGGGTTCATGATGGGGTCCGGGAAATGGCCGGCTGACCAGTCGTTTTTCTCTGCTATTTTCAATCCCATATATTTGCCGCAGCTGGCGTTTCGAACGGCCTACGCGATGGGTATCGCCGGTTTGTGCGTGTGGTTCCTGCTGTTTTTCTTTACTGAGAAAGGAAGTTTGCTCAGGCAGCGCGCTGTCAGGTTCGTATCGGTCTGGATGCTTGCCTGGGTGATTCCGTTTATCGCAGCATCGATCTGGTACTATCACACCATTCCGGCGAACATGCTGGCCAATCTCGGGGTAGCGATGCTGACGCAGAAATTCATGCAGTGGCATCAAACTCTAGCGATAATCATGGCTGTTACGATCGGTGTTATCATTGTTGTCGCGGCAATCGGGGCCATCAAGCCGAAATTGATTCCGAGTGTATTGCTTATCGTTCCTTTCGCGCTTGGATTGTGGCTGCTCGGGCATTTCGAGCGTGTTCGTGAATTCATTCGTAAGCCATATGTGATCGCTGATTACATGTATTCCAACGGGGTGAAGCTTGACGAATTGCCGGTGTTTCAACGCGATGGTGTTCTCACCTACGCTAATTATGTTACCAATCACCGGGTGACTGCGGACAATATGGTAGCGGCGGGACGCGATGTATGGGTGGTCACCTGCTCGAGATGCCACACCACCCGCGGTATTAACAGCATGATGACGAAGTTCACAAATCTCTATGGAAACGACCCGTGGGACAAGGACGCGATGATCGCTTTCATTCATAGTATGCACATGACCCGAACCTACATGCCGCCGTTTCCCGGCAGCGATAAAGAAGCCGAAGCGCTGGTCGCTTATTTGATGCAGATGCAAGTCGATCACAAATTTATCCTCGGGGCACAGAATGATTGGACTGTCAAGCCAACGCCCGCAACGCAGCAGCCGACGGGACCCTGA
- a CDS encoding cytochrome c, with protein sequence MLIISKIHSLLAILMIQMPSPGDIELPLPLAESDLKLFLVILFLAHILFVNLMVGGSLLAVIFEIIGLSNPKYDALGKSVSRTITVNKSLAVVLGVGPLLCISLAYTIHFYSANALTGYGWIAVVPLVTLAFLLAYVHKYSWDRWTGDDKRAHIMVGIGAALLFLCVPFIFLTNINLMLFPADWVNVKGFFSSLRVGNVFPRFFHFLTASLAITGLFLTWWFGRKKFPVEESLPGFTRPGLRRLFYRLVFYLTLAQLIFGPMLLFTLPAEGITAVMLIVIFSGVAIVIALLIALSREIDAADTSIGKSFVLVALLLTTVVLAMGTGRHLYREGALAYHKTIVTNQTDTFHSIVVATQMRLAAGLGAGDALATGPTGESVFRNCAACHAVDKVLAAPPLTDIYSIYKGDPQGIVAWARAPGKKRPEFTQMPSFAHLGDEQLELVAEYMLQKGSGASQTTSGADSGS encoded by the coding sequence ATGCTGATTATCTCAAAAATACACAGTCTTCTGGCGATCCTGATGATTCAGATGCCATCACCGGGTGACATCGAACTGCCGCTTCCACTTGCTGAATCTGACCTGAAGCTTTTCCTGGTGATTCTCTTTCTGGCGCACATTCTATTCGTCAATCTCATGGTGGGCGGTTCGCTATTGGCTGTTATATTTGAGATTATTGGTCTTTCGAATCCGAAGTATGACGCACTGGGAAAGAGTGTCTCCCGGACTATCACGGTGAACAAGAGTCTGGCTGTGGTGCTTGGGGTAGGACCGCTTCTGTGCATCAGCCTTGCCTACACGATTCATTTCTACTCTGCCAACGCTCTCACCGGTTACGGATGGATTGCCGTTGTCCCGCTGGTAACTCTGGCGTTCCTGCTGGCCTATGTTCACAAGTATTCGTGGGACAGGTGGACCGGAGACGACAAGCGCGCCCATATTATGGTGGGTATCGGGGCGGCTCTGTTGTTTTTGTGCGTGCCGTTCATCTTTCTGACCAATATCAACCTTATGCTCTTCCCGGCTGACTGGGTTAACGTAAAAGGATTCTTTTCATCACTTCGCGTTGGAAATGTCTTTCCGCGCTTTTTCCACTTTCTGACGGCATCTCTGGCCATAACCGGCCTGTTTCTAACGTGGTGGTTCGGGCGAAAGAAATTCCCCGTTGAAGAGAGTCTGCCCGGGTTCACTCGACCGGGGCTAAGACGCCTGTTTTACCGATTGGTATTTTACCTCACGCTGGCGCAATTGATTTTTGGCCCGATGCTTCTGTTCACGCTGCCGGCTGAAGGCATCACAGCAGTTATGCTGATTGTGATTTTTTCCGGAGTCGCGATAGTGATAGCTCTGCTAATAGCGTTGTCGCGGGAGATTGACGCGGCTGATACATCGATAGGCAAAAGTTTTGTTCTCGTAGCTTTGCTTCTGACAACCGTAGTCCTGGCGATGGGTACGGGTAGGCATTTGTATCGTGAAGGCGCCCTGGCGTATCACAAAACAATCGTGACCAACCAGACCGATACGTTTCATTCCATTGTTGTGGCCACGCAGATGCGTCTGGCTGCCGGGCTTGGCGCCGGTGACGCCCTGGCCACCGGACCAACCGGGGAATCGGTTTTCAGAAACTGCGCCGCCTGTCACGCCGTTGACAAGGTGTTGGCGGCGCCGCCACTTACGGATATTTACTCAATCTACAAGGGTGATCCTCAGGGTATTGTCGCCTGGGCCAGAGCGCCCGGCAAAAAACGGCCGGAGTTCACGCAGATGCCGTCGTTCGCGCATCTTGGCGATGAACAGCTTGAGTTGGTGGCTGAGTATATGCTGCAGAAGGGCTCCGGAGCGTCGCAGACGACTTCGGGTGCGGACTCCGGATCGTGA
- a CDS encoding multicopper oxidase domain-containing protein, whose product MLKRAMCFTGGGAVLTALSLVFVMAATAIGQVPLNPLTLTKYLDPLPVPGVMPQTAANYYEIGMYQITQQLHSQLPPTTVWGYGTSAATASFPAATIEATRGVPIQVLWTNNLPMTHLLDAALDRTLHWANPTGPGIPVVAHLHGGENEPQSDGHPDAWFTQGFAETGPGWQQQVYNYYNNQDPTTLWYHDHALGMTRLNVYAGLAGFYLLRDAAIEGPMNLPGAAYEIPMVIQDRMFNIDGSLAYPTVGVNPQHPQWQPEFFGNTILVNGVVWPYLNVEPRKYRFRILNGSNSRFYSLQLLDQTTGLPGPAFHQIGSDGGYLAAPVMLNDPANPNAQRLVIAPGERADIIIDFAGLPVGTQFVLDNNAKSPYPKGAPPDPNTERPVMQFRVVASTGPDNSSITANNVIPVLGPASVTRTFTLNEIMGAGGPLMALINGQMWDGTLYETPQLGATEIWEFVNLTGDAHPIHLHLVQFQLLSRQKFRLSQYMKAYTAANPVLPTDNPVAVSPAPYVNGQPAGPNLNEAGWKDTFVMFPGEVTRVIVRFSSQDGTTFPFDATAEPGYVYHCHILEHEDNEMMRPFKVVAPAPAVAAKLGDMPESFGLKQNYPNPFNPSTEISFALPVAGSVQLKVFNILGQEVKTLVDGNLNAGEHVAMWDGKDSRGNGAASGVYLYRLEAGDIRETRKMLLLK is encoded by the coding sequence GTGTTGAAACGGGCAATGTGTTTTACCGGGGGAGGCGCCGTCCTGACGGCATTAAGCTTAGTCTTCGTTATGGCCGCCACAGCTATCGGCCAGGTACCGCTTAATCCATTGACTCTCACCAAGTACCTCGATCCGCTGCCGGTTCCCGGCGTTATGCCTCAAACGGCTGCCAATTACTATGAGATCGGAATGTACCAGATAACCCAGCAGCTTCACAGCCAGCTACCGCCCACAACGGTGTGGGGTTATGGTACCAGCGCCGCCACGGCCAGCTTCCCGGCGGCTACAATTGAAGCCACCCGCGGCGTGCCGATACAGGTCCTGTGGACCAACAACCTTCCAATGACACATCTTCTTGATGCCGCACTGGATAGGACCCTGCACTGGGCTAATCCAACAGGACCCGGTATACCTGTCGTGGCCCATCTGCACGGCGGTGAAAATGAGCCGCAGAGCGACGGTCACCCGGATGCCTGGTTCACGCAGGGATTTGCCGAGACCGGCCCCGGATGGCAGCAGCAGGTCTACAACTATTACAATAATCAGGATCCGACAACCCTCTGGTATCACGACCATGCTCTGGGCATGACAAGGTTAAACGTATATGCCGGCTTGGCTGGTTTTTACCTCCTGCGCGATGCGGCAATCGAAGGCCCAATGAACCTGCCCGGTGCCGCGTACGAGATACCGATGGTTATTCAGGACAGGATGTTCAACATCGATGGCTCGCTGGCCTACCCGACCGTAGGCGTCAATCCTCAGCATCCGCAGTGGCAACCGGAATTTTTCGGTAACACCATTCTGGTTAACGGTGTAGTCTGGCCGTATCTTAATGTCGAGCCGCGAAAATACCGTTTCCGGATTCTCAATGGCTCCAACTCACGTTTCTACAGTCTGCAACTGCTTGACCAGACGACAGGTCTTCCGGGTCCGGCGTTCCACCAGATTGGCTCCGACGGCGGATATCTGGCCGCGCCGGTGATGCTCAACGATCCGGCCAACCCGAACGCCCAGCGTCTCGTTATCGCTCCCGGTGAGCGCGCTGACATTATCATCGATTTCGCCGGCCTCCCGGTGGGGACCCAGTTCGTTCTGGATAATAACGCCAAGTCCCCTTATCCGAAAGGCGCGCCGCCGGATCCGAACACGGAACGTCCCGTGATGCAGTTCAGAGTGGTTGCCTCGACCGGTCCCGACAACAGTTCTATTACGGCTAACAATGTCATTCCGGTTCTGGGCCCGGCTTCAGTAACGCGCACTTTCACTCTCAACGAGATCATGGGCGCCGGCGGTCCTTTGATGGCCCTGATAAACGGACAGATGTGGGATGGTACCCTTTACGAAACGCCCCAACTGGGAGCCACCGAGATCTGGGAATTCGTCAACCTCACCGGCGATGCCCACCCAATCCACCTCCACCTGGTTCAATTCCAACTCCTGAGCCGCCAGAAATTCCGCCTGAGCCAGTATATGAAGGCTTACACTGCGGCTAATCCGGTTTTGCCAACCGACAATCCGGTCGCAGTCAGTCCGGCTCCGTACGTTAACGGCCAGCCGGCCGGGCCGAATCTCAACGAAGCCGGCTGGAAGGATACGTTCGTCATGTTCCCCGGTGAGGTGACCAGGGTTATCGTGCGGTTCTCATCGCAGGATGGAACGACTTTTCCATTCGATGCCACTGCCGAACCGGGGTATGTCTACCATTGCCACATCCTCGAACACGAGGATAATGAGATGATGCGGCCGTTCAAGGTTGTCGCGCCGGCTCCTGCGGTGGCGGCTAAGCTGGGCGACATGCCGGAGAGTTTTGGCTTGAAACAGAACTATCCCAACCCGTTCAACCCCAGTACCGAGATCAGCTTTGCGTTGCCGGTCGCCGGTTCGGTCCAATTGAAAGTCTTTAATATTCTGGGACAGGAAGTAAAGACGCTTGTCGATGGCAACCTGAACGCGGGTGAGCATGTAGCGATGTGGGATGGAAAGGACTCTCGAGGCAACGGTGCCGCCAGTGGCGTATACTTATACCGGCTTGAGGCGGGAGATATTAGGGAAACAAGGAAGATGCTGTTGCTTAAGTAA
- a CDS encoding glycyl-radical enzyme activating protein, with translation MATKPEIGGKIFDIKRYAIHDGPGIRTTVFLSGCPLDCLWCHNPEARNLDTTDPTGKTRTVTVSEVMEEVTKDRVFYDQSGGGVTFSGGEPLFQIDFLEALCGASRRLGIRTAVDTCGHAPWADFERIYNDVDLFLYDLKLMDDNEHRHYTGESNRQILENLKLLTGKGSAVNIRIPLVPGITDTEANLDRIRDLVASLPGIARISLLPYNQFGEDKRRRFGLPGKLGNLEQQSKVDVESKADRFRSLGCEVKIGG, from the coding sequence ATGGCCACAAAGCCTGAAATCGGCGGTAAGATATTCGATATCAAGAGGTACGCTATCCACGACGGTCCGGGGATCAGGACTACCGTTTTCCTTTCCGGTTGTCCTCTTGACTGCCTCTGGTGTCACAACCCGGAAGCCCGCAATCTCGACACCACCGACCCGACTGGCAAGACCCGGACTGTGACGGTCAGTGAAGTAATGGAAGAGGTAACTAAAGACAGGGTCTTCTATGACCAGTCAGGTGGGGGGGTGACTTTCTCCGGGGGGGAGCCTTTATTCCAGATTGATTTTTTGGAAGCTCTGTGTGGCGCCAGCCGGAGGCTTGGAATCCGTACGGCGGTGGATACCTGCGGACATGCGCCATGGGCCGATTTTGAGCGTATTTATAATGACGTTGACTTATTTCTGTATGACCTCAAGCTTATGGATGATAACGAGCACCGGCATTATACCGGCGAATCGAACCGACAAATACTCGAGAACCTTAAGTTATTGACCGGCAAAGGCAGTGCCGTAAATATCCGTATTCCTCTTGTGCCGGGTATAACCGACACCGAAGCCAATCTCGATCGGATTCGGGATTTGGTCGCTTCTTTACCCGGTATTGCTCGAATCAGTTTGTTGCCGTATAATCAGTTCGGCGAGGACAAACGCCGGCGCTTCGGTCTTCCCGGCAAGCTGGGCAATCTTGAGCAGCAGAGCAAGGTTGATGTCGAAAGCAAGGCTGACCGGTTTCGCTCGTTGGGGTGTGAAGTCAAAATTGGAGGATAG